The following are from one region of the Streptomyces fradiae genome:
- a CDS encoding SRPBCC domain-containing protein: protein MTDKPATDTIELARFLPHPPAAVWAALTDPALHARWWAAGDVKPVVGHRFTLDMGNWGLQPCEVTDVDPERLLAYRFAKGTLDTTITWRLTPEGRGTRLFLTHAGFDLDSPMGRKAIEGMGEGWPHVLDGLAALLDETA, encoded by the coding sequence ATGACCGACAAGCCCGCCACCGACACCATCGAGCTCGCGCGGTTCCTGCCGCACCCGCCCGCCGCGGTCTGGGCCGCCCTCACCGACCCGGCGCTGCACGCCCGCTGGTGGGCGGCCGGCGACGTCAAGCCGGTCGTCGGCCACCGCTTCACCCTCGACATGGGGAACTGGGGCCTCCAGCCCTGCGAGGTCACCGACGTCGACCCCGAACGCCTCCTCGCCTACCGCTTCGCCAAGGGCACCCTCGACACCACCATCACCTGGCGCCTCACCCCCGAGGGCCGCGGCACCCGCCTCTTCCTCACCCACGCGGGCTTCGACCTCGACTCCCCCATGGGCCGCAAGGCGATCGAGGGCATGGGCGAAGGCTGGCCGCACGTTCTGGACGGCCTGGCCGCCCTCCTGGACGAAACCGCCTGA
- a CDS encoding ArsR/SmtB family transcription factor produces the protein MPTDVFGVLASPVRRRLLEALRTGPRSTGELAGLFELGRPAVSEHLAVLKAAGLVREEPRGRHRYYHLRAAGLEEVSDWLHPFEHYWKQRLDALADLLDEENHP, from the coding sequence ATGCCCACCGACGTGTTCGGCGTGCTGGCCAGTCCGGTGCGCCGCAGACTGCTGGAAGCCCTCCGCACGGGGCCCCGCTCCACCGGCGAGCTCGCCGGGCTCTTCGAGCTCGGCCGCCCCGCCGTCTCCGAACACCTGGCGGTCCTCAAGGCCGCCGGCCTGGTCCGCGAGGAGCCGCGCGGCCGGCACCGCTACTACCACCTGAGGGCGGCGGGCCTCGAAGAGGTCAGCGACTGGCTGCACCCCTTCGAGCACTACTGGAAACAGCGCCTGGACGCCCTGGCCGACCTGCTGGACGAGGAGAACCACCCATGA
- a CDS encoding NUDIX domain-containing protein encodes MPDKRSAGLLLFRRTPDGGGPQVLIGHMGGPFWAARSEAAWSIPKGEYESDEAPEDAARREFAEELGLPAPDGAWLALGENRQRNGKLVTVWAVEADLDPERVVPGTFTMEWPRGSGVLTEFPEIDRVGWFGLTEAEPLLVAGQRVFLERLAAHLAGT; translated from the coding sequence ATGCCCGACAAGCGCAGCGCCGGACTCCTGCTCTTCCGCCGCACCCCGGACGGCGGCGGCCCGCAGGTGCTCATCGGCCACATGGGCGGCCCGTTCTGGGCCGCGCGTTCCGAGGCCGCCTGGTCGATCCCCAAGGGCGAGTACGAGTCCGACGAGGCACCCGAGGACGCGGCGCGCCGGGAGTTCGCCGAGGAGCTGGGGCTGCCCGCGCCGGACGGCGCGTGGCTCGCGCTCGGCGAGAACCGGCAGCGCAACGGAAAGCTCGTCACCGTCTGGGCGGTGGAGGCGGATCTCGATCCGGAGCGGGTGGTGCCGGGGACCTTCACCATGGAGTGGCCGCGCGGTTCGGGCGTGCTGACGGAGTTCCCGGAGATCGACCGGGTCGGCTGGTTCGGCCTCACCGAGGCGGAACCGCTCCTGGTGGCCGGGCAACGGGTGTTCCTCGAACGGCTCGCCGCGCACCTCGCCGGGACCTGA
- a CDS encoding cytochrome P450 yields MNTPHAAAGGRPPHRLDPAGGCPHADNARLLAQGAVTPVLLPGGIEGMAVLGHDALRDFVSHPDVAKGARHFTALAEGRIPEGWPLRTFATVQGMTTADDADHRRLRSLVSKAFTPRRIEELRPRVQAVTATLLDGLDAAARGGDGVADLRRHYALPLPLGVICELLGVAEEHQDRLHHLSSQVVATDIGPEQAVAANRELVGLLAALAADKAAAPGDDLISGLIAARDEGGDRLDQAELIGTLVLLIIAGHETTLNLVTNAVRALCAHPEQLAHVREGRAEWADVVEETLRWDSPVSYFPFRYPVRDLVVDGTLIPRGTPVLAGYSAAGRDPQAYGPDADRFDVTRGQSVKHLSLGHGPHYCLGAPLARMEATLALEALFTRFPDLALAVPEAELTRHASFVGNSVRALPVRLG; encoded by the coding sequence GTGAACACCCCGCACGCCGCCGCCGGCGGCAGACCGCCGCACCGCCTGGACCCGGCCGGCGGCTGCCCGCACGCGGACAACGCCCGGCTGCTCGCCCAGGGCGCGGTGACCCCCGTGCTGCTCCCCGGCGGCATCGAGGGCATGGCGGTGCTCGGCCACGACGCCCTGCGCGACTTCGTCTCCCACCCCGACGTCGCCAAGGGCGCCCGGCACTTCACCGCGCTCGCCGAGGGCCGCATACCCGAGGGCTGGCCGCTGCGCACCTTCGCCACCGTGCAGGGCATGACCACCGCCGACGACGCCGACCACCGGCGGCTGCGCTCCCTGGTCAGCAAGGCCTTCACCCCGCGCCGGATCGAGGAACTGCGCCCGCGCGTCCAGGCCGTGACCGCCACCCTGCTCGACGGACTCGACGCGGCGGCCCGCGGCGGCGACGGCGTCGCCGACCTGCGCCGCCACTACGCCCTGCCGCTGCCGCTCGGCGTCATCTGCGAACTCCTCGGCGTGGCCGAGGAGCACCAGGACCGGCTGCACCACCTCTCCAGCCAGGTGGTCGCCACCGACATCGGCCCCGAGCAGGCCGTCGCCGCCAACCGCGAACTGGTCGGACTGCTCGCCGCCCTCGCCGCCGACAAGGCCGCCGCCCCCGGCGACGACCTCATCAGCGGTCTGATCGCGGCCCGCGACGAGGGCGGTGACCGGCTCGACCAGGCCGAGCTGATCGGCACCCTGGTGCTGCTGATCATCGCGGGCCACGAGACCACCCTGAACCTCGTCACCAACGCCGTACGCGCCCTGTGCGCGCACCCCGAGCAGCTCGCGCACGTCCGGGAGGGCCGCGCGGAGTGGGCCGACGTGGTCGAGGAGACCCTGCGCTGGGACAGCCCGGTCAGCTACTTCCCGTTCCGCTATCCCGTCCGCGACCTCGTCGTCGACGGCACCCTGATCCCCCGCGGCACCCCGGTGCTCGCCGGCTACTCGGCGGCGGGCCGCGACCCCCAGGCGTACGGCCCCGACGCCGACCGCTTCGACGTCACCCGCGGCCAGTCCGTCAAGCACCTCTCGCTCGGGCACGGGCCGCACTACTGCCTGGGCGCGCCGCTCGCCCGTATGGAGGCCACCCTCGCCCTGGAGGCGCTCTTCACCCGCTTCCCGGACCTCGCCCTCGCGGTCCCCGAGGCCGAACTGACCCGGCACGCGAGCTTCGTCGGCAACAGCGTGCGCGCCCTGCCCGTCCGGCTCGGCTGA
- a CDS encoding NAD-binding protein, whose protein sequence is MIVCGDDVLAHRLSAELHEMYDARVTLLVPGPGDAPDRPVGRTGRAMALFGRVTAAVTRTAVPPAASAAGETPDVPPIRVVETAEIDDTALLDAGVERAAALALVFEDDERNIRAALTARRLNPRLRLVIRLYNRRLGQHLATLLDQAAAVAEPGLDPEKPDATTTVLSDADTAAPALAATAVAGSKKIIQAGGLLLHAVDRTPSAPGEVADPGLCTLALLSSTASDPAGCEGSERSGPQGPRLLPGDAEVAAATGRGIVALETVRYEGPAQTTGWLGGSGLPVGSLFSRRLRWSLAGVVAAVLALTVASTFTTGDHPLHAAYLILLDVFAIGDPAVDEPTSRQLLQILAGFVGLLLLPVVIAALLEAFGTLRSATTLRRPPRGLSGHVVLLGLGKVGTRVLARLRRMNIPVVCVEADPEARGLALARRLRVPIVLGDVTEEGVLEAARIHRARALLALTSVDITNLEAALHARSVSPGLRVALRLYDDDFATAVYRTLRTVHPGALTRSRSVSHLSAPAFAGAMMGRQVLGAIPVERRVLLFAALDVADHPLLQGRTPAEAFEPGAWRVIARGDAGVPLDRSRYAALPELPGDRALGPGDRVVVAATRRGLAALHGRRTRPRGGPVEEPVP, encoded by the coding sequence ATGATCGTCTGCGGCGACGACGTCCTCGCCCACCGGCTGTCGGCCGAACTCCACGAGATGTACGACGCGCGGGTCACCCTGCTCGTGCCGGGCCCCGGCGACGCGCCCGACCGGCCCGTCGGGCGCACCGGACGGGCGATGGCCCTCTTCGGGCGGGTCACCGCGGCCGTCACCCGCACCGCGGTCCCGCCGGCGGCGAGCGCGGCCGGTGAAACGCCGGACGTTCCGCCGATCCGGGTCGTGGAGACCGCGGAGATCGACGACACCGCCCTGCTCGACGCGGGCGTCGAGCGGGCCGCGGCGCTCGCCCTGGTCTTCGAGGACGACGAGCGCAACATCCGCGCCGCGCTCACCGCCCGCCGGCTCAACCCGCGCCTGCGCCTGGTCATCCGGCTCTACAACCGGCGCCTCGGCCAGCACCTGGCCACCCTGCTCGACCAGGCGGCGGCCGTGGCCGAGCCCGGCCTCGACCCCGAGAAGCCGGACGCCACCACCACCGTGCTCTCGGACGCGGACACCGCCGCGCCCGCGCTCGCGGCGACCGCCGTGGCCGGCAGCAAGAAGATCATCCAGGCGGGCGGACTCCTCCTGCACGCCGTCGACCGCACCCCGTCCGCGCCCGGAGAGGTCGCCGACCCCGGCCTGTGCACCCTCGCGCTGCTCTCCTCGACGGCCAGCGACCCGGCCGGCTGCGAGGGCTCCGAGCGCAGCGGGCCGCAGGGACCGAGGCTGCTGCCCGGGGACGCCGAGGTCGCCGCCGCCACCGGGCGCGGCATCGTCGCGCTCGAGACGGTGCGTTACGAGGGGCCCGCGCAGACCACCGGCTGGCTCGGCGGGTCCGGCCTTCCGGTCGGCTCGCTGTTCTCGCGGCGGCTGCGCTGGTCGCTCGCCGGGGTCGTCGCCGCGGTCCTCGCCCTGACCGTGGCCTCCACCTTCACCACCGGCGACCACCCGCTGCACGCGGCCTATCTGATCCTCCTCGACGTCTTCGCCATCGGCGACCCGGCCGTCGACGAGCCCACCAGCCGCCAACTCCTCCAGATCCTCGCCGGATTCGTCGGACTGCTCCTGCTGCCCGTGGTGATCGCCGCGCTCCTGGAGGCCTTCGGCACGCTGCGCAGTGCCACCACCCTGCGCCGCCCGCCCCGCGGCCTCTCCGGACACGTGGTGCTGCTCGGCCTCGGCAAGGTCGGCACCCGGGTGCTCGCCCGGCTCCGCCGCATGAACATCCCGGTGGTCTGCGTCGAGGCCGACCCCGAGGCCCGCGGCCTCGCGCTCGCCCGCCGGCTGCGGGTGCCGATCGTGCTCGGCGACGTCACCGAGGAAGGCGTCCTGGAGGCCGCCCGGATCCACCGCGCCCGCGCCCTGCTCGCCCTCACCAGCGTCGACATCACCAATCTGGAGGCCGCGCTGCACGCCCGCTCCGTCAGCCCCGGCCTGCGGGTGGCGCTCCGCCTCTACGACGACGACTTCGCCACCGCCGTCTACCGCACCCTGCGCACCGTCCACCCCGGCGCCCTCACCCGCAGCCGCAGCGTCTCCCACCTCTCCGCGCCCGCGTTCGCCGGGGCGATGATGGGCCGCCAGGTGCTCGGCGCCATCCCCGTCGAGCGGCGGGTGCTGCTGTTCGCCGCGCTCGACGTCGCCGACCACCCGCTGCTCCAGGGCCGCACCCCGGCCGAGGCGTTCGAGCCGGGCGCCTGGCGGGTCATCGCGCGCGGCGACGCGGGTGTGCCACTGGACCGCTCGCGCTACGCCGCACTCCCGGAGCTCCCCGGCGACCGGGCCCTCGGCCCCGGCGACCGGGTCGTGGTGGCCGCCACCCGGCGCGGCCTCGCCGCCCTCCACGGCCGCCGCACCCGGCCGCGCGGCGGCCCGGTGGAGGAGCCGGTGCCCTGA